TGGATGGTAAAAAGTATGTAAAGTACCAGGTTATTGGTGTTAATCACGTAGCAGTACCCACTCACTTCTACAAAGTCATAGTTGGACAAACGAGTGATTCAAAGTTTGAAATGGAAGCTTATGTTATGCCGAATGCAGTAATTGATGATAGTACACCCTTAACGAGCTTCCAAGTGAGCATATACTTCATGTTATTAAcattatttgttattattaGAATAGAGTACGTAAAAtggtataattttttaacaggtTCCCCCAGAAAGCGTTGAACGAGCAGCAGGACTACTATTCTTCGACAAGTTATCAcgcgataaattaattaaaattaatggcaAGAAAGTGTGATATGTAGTATAACACTTTGATCATTAGAATATTGTACATTATTCTGCTGGACGCTGTGAAGGCGTCTCCATCGggtgaaaaatagaaatagaaGTATCATGATTTGAATTATAGTTCGtattgatattattatttattgatattgttattattattcgaatggtaagaaaataataaaataaagtgattttaaaaatgtttattttatttttttgtacatttaatcATTGAGAGCTTTTATATTTTCCTAATCGATCTAcgatacaaataaaaaattattgaacactTCAACTCTGATATTTGTATGGTTTCCCATTTTGCCACCTCAGTCTagcaatatatatatatttataaatatgtacatttgtttattttgttgATTGCCATACTCATTGAGttaaaaacaaagaaaaaaaaataaaaaatcaattattactCTTTGTGAGTATCTACATAGACATTAATGAATTTACGAAatatccctcaatttttttgctcAATTACTTTGGTCGTGACGGCAATTCACTACCGACATAGAGTAtcagaatgattttatttataaaaatctaGGTAAATACATATTTTATGAAAAGTAGTCTTTTTAAATATTAGTAATGTAATATTTACAAATTGAATAAGTTGCGATTATAAAAATCTAACTGCTGAGTTACCATTAAAATGTACTTCAGAAATATCTTCAAGAGTTATTATGCATTTGGTAATGAGAGAAAACGACAACTGGTTTTCACaaaattaaatcaatgaaaatttataacaTATATCGGGCACTATGATGGAcggaaattgtttaaaattattaagGACACTTTCTGTTAAGATTATTAAGTAcacttctttctttttttcccctttacaaaaaaatccttgGCCAGTCATTCGTGAAGTCAATACATGACACacatcgtcgaaatacattctCTACAATTATAAGTAATTAGCGATATTTCTTCGTTGTAAGTTCTCTTAAAATTTCGCTTAGAAGTCCTTCCATGTGATAATGCAATGAGGACTAGATATTGTATGTGAGAGCACAAGAATAAAACATGTTCATAAATtactattatttaaaatattaaaaaatccaataaaccGATATATGGATCGAATTGTCGAATTGATAGGAACAATTTAGATTAATCTCTCTTCAGGTGGAGGCTTCATAACGTTATCCATCTCTACCCTGGGATTGCTGAATTCTTGTGCGCTAGGGCTATAGGTTCCTCGTgtagcccttttttttctggcCATCATGAAAAATGCAGTTAAAGAACCGATAGCGACGAGCAACAAAATACCGACAATTGGCCCGACAATAACTGCAATATCGAATGCTGAACTTCCCAATAAATGTTCAGACTCAGTACAATTCTGTCCAATGTATCCATCAGCACACTGACAAAAGTATCCCGTATTTTCATCACACAGACAAGTGCCTCCATTCTTACAAATATCGTCATTGCAGGGATCAACTGTTTTACAATCAGATCCACAATATCCGGCCTTACAAGCACACTCATATCTTCCAAGACGATTCACACATTTTCCATAACCACAATCTGTACTTTTTGACGCACATTCGTCTACATCAATTGTACAATCCACCCCGGTATATCCAGTTCCACTGCAATTGCACGTGAAGCTGTTTATTCCATCAATGCACATGCCATAATTTTGGCAAGGAACATTTCCCTCTGAATCAGTAGCACAATCATCAATATTTGTCTCACAATAATGCCCAGTGAAGCCTAAAGGACAAGTGCACTGTGGTGCTTGATACAAAAAGTCACATCTGCCAccattttgacattttttaacaACACAATAAGGATCTTCACACAGAGTGCCTTCATATCCTGGCATGCATGTGCATGTAAAATTATCCccagtttttttattaacaatatCCGAACAGCTCGAGCCATTTTTGCAGGGATGATTTTCACACGTAATCAGCCTGAAATCTTGACACGAATCCCCAGTAAATTGATCTGGACACTCACATCTGAATGAACCAGGTAGATTGACACAAACACCACCATGCTGACATGGACTATTTATCACACATTCGTTGATATCTTTATCACAACGTGAGCCCTGCCAACCTTTATTACAAATACAAGTGTAGTTGGCTATTCCATCGACACacgttgaattattttcacaatcATTGAGGAGACATTCGTCAATATCCTCTGAGCAATTGTCTTGAGCATACCCTGCTGGACACTGGCAAACATAACTGTTGTATTCGTCCAAGCAATGTCCATCATTCTGACAATCATACTCGAAGCACAATCGACAACCAATATTCTCCTTACTGTTATTATCCTCAATCCCTGTCatcgaattattttcatcaacttGTAACGAAAGATACTCACCTGGTGTGAAGTTTGCACTGCCATATACTTGATCGAAAGCAAAGTAGTGGAGGAGCATGCTACCTATTCGTACTTCACCGAGGCAGCCCTTGAAGGGCTCGTTGAAAATCATTTCCTGCATTGGCGATGAAGTTGTCAATGCCACTTGTCTCTCCATTACATCAAGAGATACTGAGTTATTGTCCATTATGTAGCTATTAATATTCCAATAATTATCAGACACACCACCCAGTGTAACAGTGCCAGAGGATAACAATTCATACCACTCGGAAAAACTGAATCTCGAGCTTGTTTGAGTAGGTGTCTCTTCAATACTGTTTTTAAATCCACATATTATTGAATTACTGTGGAGTCGTATGATAATTGACGTCCAATTGCCATCGGGGTTCTCCTTAGAAAATGTCAAGCTGTCTTGATTATGGACAGTGAGCTTCCACGCAACGGTGATACTGTCCTTATAAACAGAGACAGTGAAATGTTGATCGGTATTTCGtgaatgtttattattatCGTCGTAATAAAATGGAGATATGTGCATCATAGTACCCCCCGAGTTGGATCTGTAAGTTATTTCAATAGTTTCAATCGTCACTTTTGATGTATCGCTACTATTTTTCATCGGCGTGTGATTTTCATAGATATAAGTAAACAACGTATTATTGCCATTGAATGTTGCATTAGCAATGCACTCATATCCATCATCCAAATTTTGACATTTAGAGCCAGTGGGACAGTCTTGCAATTGACAGAATTCCATTTCTTGGCAAGTTTTTCCGGTATAACCTCTTGGGCATTGACACAAAAAGTCATTCCACGTTACCTGACATGTACCGTTGTGAAAACATGGATTACTCTCGCACACGTTATCAGAAATTATGCCAGCAAGTACTTTATCATGATCGAATGAAACATTTCCAAATTGTATGGGTTTGGGAATATCTTTAGCTTTGAGGGGATAAAATTCAACGACCATGATTTCAACGCCATTTGATATCTGCACATCCTGAATAATTCCTTTAAAATTAACTTGGGGTATCGCTGACTGAATATCAGACATTGTGGACGTCTGTCTAGTGTCAACTTGTCTAATGTATCTAGATGTTTGAGGAAGCCCTCCAAGATATAAAACAGTGATATTGAGGGGTCCGGTTGTGCCAATGGTCTTACGAAAATATTCACTGCCATTAATTTTCACTTGAACAAGTGTCATATTTCTGATAACCTGAATTAAGTGGTTGTTGCCATCATTAAGTTTAACACCACCAACAGTATATGCTTCGGTTTCATTGAATTGCATCCTAACAACGAGCTGTCCGGCTTCCAGTTGTGCAGCTATGTAAGTATTGTCCTGTGGCAGTGAGGACGGTGAACTTGGTTCTGATCCGAGATAGAAAATATCGCCACGTTGTTGTCGAGTCTTAATGAACATGGAAATGTCGAGAATTGTTCTCACTGCTCGTCGAGCAGTATCAGATACTTTAACTGTGACATAACCATTGGTTATATTTTCATAACCAAATGTAGCAGCTGTCATATTATATTGACATGTATGACCGAGATATGGGCGTTGGCATTGGCAGAAGAAATCACGCCATCTGTCTGTACAGTGACCTCCAGCTTTGCATGGATTTGGTAAGCACTGCTCTTCCCTTGGGCAGGATGATTCAATATGGTCCATCAAAACAGAATCCGATTCCATTCCGGAATAAATCCATTCGCCATTAATGACAACATCTTCCACACAACCGACAAAGAGATGGGGTCCATGAgttaatttttgaagatacCTTATTGTGCCACCTACGTAAGTAGTTGGAAATGTTGTAGGTGAAACTGATGGGCTCTCATTGAGATTAATTGGATAAATGGTCTGTTCATCGTTTGCTGATAGTACTAAATGCGTTGCATTAATGGCAACAAAAATTCGCTGCCATTTGGCATCATTTAATCCACTGCCAATGAAAACACCTTCCCATTTGTTGAGTATACTCGAATGTAAATTCAGTTTACCATTCACTAATTCAAGAATATAAAATGTTGTGCCTTTGCCCATGGCAAGTAATCCACTTGGTAATGTTGTTCTGAATCTAAACTGTATATCGTAACCTTCCTCTCTAGTGGTATTTACCATAACGTATGAGCTTCCGCTCAATGACATCGTTGTAACATGATGACAAGTATCACCATAAAAGCCATTTGGACATGTGCAATTGAATCTGTGCTCAGTATCATTCAACAAATAAGGCCAACATGTTCCCCCATTTTGACAGGCATTCTCCCGACACCCAATGAGCTTTACTGAACAATTTTTGCCACCATATTCTGGCTGACAATTGCAAAAGTAATCAGCTCGACCATCTATACAATTTCCATGAACGCACGGTTGATATTTCATGCACTCGTCAATATCATGTTGACAATGATCTCCCTCAAATCCTTCATCGCACTCACAAGTATACCCACCAATTCTGTCTTTGCATGTACCAGCTAAACATGGATTGCTCTCGCActcgtttatatttttttcacaatttttaccAATCAATCCTTGAACACAGAGACACTCGTATCCACTTGCATTAGCATAACTGAATTCTTGAGTAAATATAGCCGGTAGTGTTTTAGCATTACTCTTATACAATTCTTTATTCGATCGTTCCAAACAAGTGCCATTGTACTGACATGGTGAGCTCTCGCACTCATTGATATCAATTTCACAGTTATGTCCAGTATACCCTGGATAACATCGACACTTGTACGTTTTAATATCATCAACACAAACCCCCTCATTAACACACGGATTGGACAGGCACTCATCGATATTAATTTCACAATGATTTCCCTGGAAGCCGGTGTCCATACAATCACATGTGTAATTGTTAATTCCATCTATACATTTTCCATGATTGAGACATGGTTGGGAATAACAGTCGTCGATATTTGTCTCGCAATTGTGTCCAGTAAATCCAGGAGTGCATATACAGCTATACGCAGCTATTTGATCAATGCATTGTGCATTATTTTTGCAAGGATTACTCTCACATTCATTGACATCAACATGACAAGTCTTTCCACCGTATCCCGGCGGGCATATGCACTCAAATGCATTTATTTTGTCAACACAAGTGGCATTATTCTTGCAGGGACCACAGAGACATTCATTAATATCAACATCACAGTGATCACCGGAAAATCCAGGTCTGCAATAGCAATTGTAACTTCCCCGAGTGTTAACGCAGATTCCATTATTGCACGATGCATTCCCCAGTACTTCACACTCATTAACATCACTACCACAATCGATACCAGTGAATCCTGGCATACATTCGCACCGATAGCCCTCATCACCCAGGTCAATACAGCTGCCATTTTTACAGGGTTTACTGACACAGTGGTCGATGATTAAGGTGCAATTGGGCTCTCTATAACCATCTTTGCACTTGCACTCTGATCCCCCGATTCCATCGACGCAAACTTTGTTATCACCGGGGCAAATTACTCCTATACAATCATCAATATTGATCTCGCACATTTTTCCCTCGAATCCAGGTGGACATTCGCAGACAAATTCCCTTTTCAAACGAGGCAAGAGGGTACAGGTACCGTTGTTATCACAAGGATTAACAGCACAAGCATCGTACTCTCGTTCGCAGTGATCGCCCATATAGTCCTGAGTGCAGTTACATGTATAACCATTATTACCATCAATGCATATTCCACCATTCAAGCAGGGCTGAGAGAGGCACTCGTCGACGTTGACCTGACAATTTTTACCTGTTTCATTCAgacaacaaaagaaaaattaaaaaatgtgtacTGAATATTTCCAGACATTTATGAAAGCAACAAAACGACAAGATAAATAACAACTCATCCActcagagacagagacaatgAACAGTGAAAGTGATCATGCTTAAttagttattttcaattaccAGTATAACCGGGAAGACATTGGCACCAATATGTGTTGGTCTGATCAATGCAAATTCCCCCGTTGCGGCAAGGATCACTGGAGCATTCGTCGATATCAATGGCACATTCAGGCCCCGTCCAACCGGCCTCACAATTACAATAATAACCTCCCGGCTAATTACAGACAATAATTATATGACACGTAAAACACCACAGTGACACAAAAGCAACATGCAACAATACTTACGTAATCATGACAGGAGGTTGCTTGTCTACATGGTAAATCACGACATGTCACTGACTCCTTGCACTGGGGACCAGTCCAAAATCTTGGACACTGGCACATTGTGCCATGAATTGTTTCAATACATGTGCCACCGTTGTAGCACACTGAGCACCAGTCAGAAACAGGTATATGACATGATGATCCTGTGATTTTGTGATAAATGAGAAACGA
The window above is part of the Diachasmimorpha longicaudata isolate KC_UGA_2023 chromosome 9, iyDiaLong2, whole genome shotgun sequence genome. Proteins encoded here:
- the Crb gene encoding protein crumbs isoform X2 gives rise to the protein MRLLYPVAVALCCLVLDTQQLPQTLIHAIKEEQPREAYFNGTASLRLASTVSVHRHSGLSFRTCDGGRLFLQRYNDDEISLDVTPDGLIFTAIIEKQKYQAKLSARLLNNVWHNVNLFFRLGNLTLSTAGHTQIVANATYNSAILMLSDYNVNASLIVGEGFKGCILQGPGILFNNTVNYGAVLGTCPSDPKGCGPNSVAGSLTAARPEMDYCHNEPCMMHGKCISRQDRYECQCYPGYSGKNCQLDNGSPCKINPCKNSATCREDENGDFTCSCPPGWTGHLCDLQLGGRFCKENPCKNKGTCSVVSDTEYKCDCPPGWTGKTCEIDVNECASNPCENGGICTDGVANYTCRCDSTGYEGKNCEVNIDECLNNNPCLNKGKCFDNYGGYICHCPDGFEGLNCELNLNECLSSPCRNGGTCVDDVGTYHCSCPPGYAGHHCEASRRSLCENAECPVNSICLDIKGEAQCVCKPGFMGNPPNCSINYCASNPCVNGGTCTSDDEGYNCTCTPEWKGKNCQVNVDECLSQPCLNGGICIDGNNGYTCNCTQDYMGDHCEREYDACAVNPCDNNGTCTLLPRLKREFVCECPPGFEGKMCEINIDDCIGVICPGDNKVCVDGIGGSECKCKDGYREPNCTLIIDHCVSKPCKNGSCIDLGDEGYRCECMPGFTGIDCGSDVNECEVLGNASCNNGICVNTRGSYNCYCRPGFSGDHCDVDINECLCGPCKNNATCVDKINAFECICPPGYGGKTCHVDVNECESNPCKNNAQCIDQIAAYSCICTPGFTGHNCETNIDDCYSQPCLNHGKCIDGINNYTCDCMDTGFQGNHCEINIDECLSNPCVNEGVCVDDIKTYKCRCYPGYTGHNCEIDINECESSPCQYNGTCLERSNKELYKSNAKTLPAIFTQEFSYANASGYECLCVQGLIGKNCEKNINECESNPCLAGTCKDRIGGYTCECDEGFEGDHCQHDIDECMKYQPCVHGNCIDGRADYFCNCQPEYGGKNCSVKLIGCRENACQNGGTCWPYLLNDTEHRFNCTCPNGFYGDTCHHVTTMSLSGSSYVMVNTTREEGYDIQFRFRTTLPSGLLAMGKGTTFYILELVNGKLNLHSSILNKWEGVFIGSGLNDAKWQRIFVAINATHLVLSANDEQTIYPINLNESPSVSPTTFPTTYVGGTIRYLQKLTHGPHLFVGCVEDVVINGEWIYSGMESDSVLMDHIESSCPREEQCLPNPCKAGGHCTDRWRDFFCQCQRPYLGHTCQYNMTAATFGYENITNGYVTVKVSDTARRAVRTILDISMFIKTRQQRGDIFYLGSEPSSPSSLPQDNTYIAAQLEAGQLVVRMQFNETEAYTVGGVKLNDGNNHLIQVIRNMTLVQVKINGSEYFRKTIGTTGPLNITVLYLGGLPQTSRYIRQVDTRQTSTMSDIQSAIPQVNFKGIIQDVQISNGVEIMVVEFYPLKAKDIPKPIQFGNVSFDHDKVLAGIISDNVCESNPCFHNGTCQVTWNDFLCQCPRGYTGKTCQEMEFCQLQDCPTGSKCQNLDDGYECIANATFNGNNTLFTYIYENHTPMKNSSDTSKVTIETIEITYRSNSGGTMMHISPFYYDDNNKHSRNTDQHFTVSVYKDSITVAWKLTVHNQDSLTFSKENPDGNWTSIIIRLHSNSIICGFKNSIEETPTQTSSRFSFSEWYELLSSGTVTLGGVSDNYWNINSYIMDNNSVSLDVMERQVALTTSSPMQEMIFNEPFKGCLGEVRIGSMLLHYFAFDQVYGSANFTPGEYLSLQVDENNSMTGIEDNNSKENIGCRLCFEYDCQNDGHCLDEYNSYVCQCPAGYAQDNCSEDIDECLLNDCENNSTCVDGIANYTCICNKGWQGSRCDKDINECVINSPCQHGGVCVNLPGSFRCECPDQFTGDSCQDFRLITCENHPCKNGSSCSDIVNKKTGDNFTCTCMPGYEGTLCEDPYCVVKKCQNGGRCDFLYQAPQCTCPLGFTGHYCETNIDDCATDSEGNVPCQNYGMCIDGINSFTCNCSGTGYTGVDCTIDVDECASKSTDCGYGKCVNRLGRYECACKAGYCGSDCKTVDPCNDDICKNGGTCLCDENTGYFCQCADGYIGQNCTESEHLLGSSAFDIAVIVGPIVGILLLVAIGSLTAFFMMARKKRATRGTYSPSAQEFSNPRVEMDNVMKPPPEERLI
- the Crb gene encoding protein crumbs isoform X1 yields the protein MRLLYPVAVALCCLVLDTQQLPQTLIHAIKEEQPREAYFNGTASLRLASTVSVHRHSGLSFRTCDGGRLFLQRYNDDEISLDVTPDGLIFTAIIEKQKYQAKLSARLLNNVWHNVNLFFRLGNLTLSTAGHTQIVANATYNSAILMLSDYNVNASLIVGEGFKGCILQGPGILFNNTVNYGAVLGTCPSDPKGCGPNSVAGSLTAARPEMDYCHNEPCMMHGKCISRQDRYECQCYPGYSGKNCQLDNGSPCKINPCKNSATCREDENGDFTCSCPPGWTGHLCDLQLGGRFCKENPCKNKGTCSVVSDTEYKCDCPPGWTGKTCEIDVNECASNPCENGGICTDGVANYTCRCDSTGYEGKNCEVNIDECLNNNPCLNKGKCFDNYGGYICHCPDGFEGLNCELNLNECLSSPCRNGGTCVDDVGTYHCSCPPGYAGHHCEASRRSLCENAECPVNSICLDIKGEAQCVCKPGFMGNPPNCSINYCASNPCVNGGTCTSDDEGYNCTCTPEWKGSSCHIPVSDWCSVCYNGGTCIETIHGTMCQCPRFWTGPQCKESVTCRDLPCRQATSCHDYPGGYYCNCEAGWTGPECAIDIDECSSDPCRNGGICIDQTNTYWCQCLPGYTGKNCQVNVDECLSQPCLNGGICIDGNNGYTCNCTQDYMGDHCEREYDACAVNPCDNNGTCTLLPRLKREFVCECPPGFEGKMCEINIDDCIGVICPGDNKVCVDGIGGSECKCKDGYREPNCTLIIDHCVSKPCKNGSCIDLGDEGYRCECMPGFTGIDCGSDVNECEVLGNASCNNGICVNTRGSYNCYCRPGFSGDHCDVDINECLCGPCKNNATCVDKINAFECICPPGYGGKTCHVDVNECESNPCKNNAQCIDQIAAYSCICTPGFTGHNCETNIDDCYSQPCLNHGKCIDGINNYTCDCMDTGFQGNHCEINIDECLSNPCVNEGVCVDDIKTYKCRCYPGYTGHNCEIDINECESSPCQYNGTCLERSNKELYKSNAKTLPAIFTQEFSYANASGYECLCVQGLIGKNCEKNINECESNPCLAGTCKDRIGGYTCECDEGFEGDHCQHDIDECMKYQPCVHGNCIDGRADYFCNCQPEYGGKNCSVKLIGCRENACQNGGTCWPYLLNDTEHRFNCTCPNGFYGDTCHHVTTMSLSGSSYVMVNTTREEGYDIQFRFRTTLPSGLLAMGKGTTFYILELVNGKLNLHSSILNKWEGVFIGSGLNDAKWQRIFVAINATHLVLSANDEQTIYPINLNESPSVSPTTFPTTYVGGTIRYLQKLTHGPHLFVGCVEDVVINGEWIYSGMESDSVLMDHIESSCPREEQCLPNPCKAGGHCTDRWRDFFCQCQRPYLGHTCQYNMTAATFGYENITNGYVTVKVSDTARRAVRTILDISMFIKTRQQRGDIFYLGSEPSSPSSLPQDNTYIAAQLEAGQLVVRMQFNETEAYTVGGVKLNDGNNHLIQVIRNMTLVQVKINGSEYFRKTIGTTGPLNITVLYLGGLPQTSRYIRQVDTRQTSTMSDIQSAIPQVNFKGIIQDVQISNGVEIMVVEFYPLKAKDIPKPIQFGNVSFDHDKVLAGIISDNVCESNPCFHNGTCQVTWNDFLCQCPRGYTGKTCQEMEFCQLQDCPTGSKCQNLDDGYECIANATFNGNNTLFTYIYENHTPMKNSSDTSKVTIETIEITYRSNSGGTMMHISPFYYDDNNKHSRNTDQHFTVSVYKDSITVAWKLTVHNQDSLTFSKENPDGNWTSIIIRLHSNSIICGFKNSIEETPTQTSSRFSFSEWYELLSSGTVTLGGVSDNYWNINSYIMDNNSVSLDVMERQVALTTSSPMQEMIFNEPFKGCLGEVRIGSMLLHYFAFDQVYGSANFTPGEYLSLQVDENNSMTGIEDNNSKENIGCRLCFEYDCQNDGHCLDEYNSYVCQCPAGYAQDNCSEDIDECLLNDCENNSTCVDGIANYTCICNKGWQGSRCDKDINECVINSPCQHGGVCVNLPGSFRCECPDQFTGDSCQDFRLITCENHPCKNGSSCSDIVNKKTGDNFTCTCMPGYEGTLCEDPYCVVKKCQNGGRCDFLYQAPQCTCPLGFTGHYCETNIDDCATDSEGNVPCQNYGMCIDGINSFTCNCSGTGYTGVDCTIDVDECASKSTDCGYGKCVNRLGRYECACKAGYCGSDCKTVDPCNDDICKNGGTCLCDENTGYFCQCADGYIGQNCTESEHLLGSSAFDIAVIVGPIVGILLLVAIGSLTAFFMMARKKRATRGTYSPSAQEFSNPRVEMDNVMKPPPEERLI